The Montipora foliosa isolate CH-2021 chromosome 1, ASM3666993v2, whole genome shotgun sequence DNA segment CCCTGCTGATTGGAAGTGTGCTCTTGTGAAACCACTTTTGAAAAAACTGGACCTTGAACCTGTACTCAACAACTTCCGACCTGTCAGTAATCTGTCCTTTATTTCAAAGTGTGCTGAGAAACTGGTACTTCAACAATTATTGTCGCACTGCTCTGAGAATGCACCGCTTCCTAGCAACCAATCTGCTTATCGGAAATACCATTCTACCGAAACTTGCCTACTTAAGGTGCAGAATGACATTTTGCTAAGCATGGATCGACAAGAGGTTACACTTCTCGTATTACTTGACTTAAGTGCTGCATTTGACACTATTGATCATAATTTACTACTTAACTTACTTCAATCTGATTTCGGTGTTATTGGTAGTGCACTTCAGTGGGTCCGTTCTTTTCTGTCTGAAAGACAACAGCGAGTAGTTGTTGGTCAATCTTGTTCTAAAGACTATCAAATGAAATATGGAGTCCCGCAAGGAAGTTGTATTGGTCCAATCTTGTTCCTGCTGTATACTTCTCGACTCTTTAAACTTATGGAAAAACATTTACCCGATATGCAAGGCTACGCGGATGATACGCAGCTATATCTATCTTTTCGGCCGTCATCCTCTGAAGAGATGGATCGTGCACTATCTGCGTTATGTGCTGCCATTGCTGAAGTTCGTGCCTGGCTTATCTCTCACAAACTAAAATTCAATGACACCAAAACTGAGTTTATCATTATTGGTACTCGCCAACAGCTAGCTAAAGTGGAAATACCTTCTGTGAAAGTGGGGACAGCTGACATAGCACCCTTGACCAGCATCAGGAAtcttggtgcctggtttgatGATAAAATGTCTATGAATGATCACATCAACAAGACCTGTAGTAAAGCCTTCAGAGGACTTTACAACATCAgacaaatcagaaaatttctttcaacagaCACTACTAAAATACTAGTCCACGCCTTTGTAACATCGCACCTGGACTATTGTAACTCGCTACTGTTTGGCCTACCTGCATATCAACAAGAACGTCTTCAAAAGGTGCTTAATGCAGCTGCACGAGTCATATGCTTTATTCCCAAGTACGACCACATTACACCATCGCTTATAAAACTACACTGGCTTCCAGTGAAGCAGAGAATTGAGTTCAAAATTGCTCTATTAGTGTTTAAAGCAGTAAATGGCTTGTCTCCTGTGTACCTAACTAATTTACTTCAGATTCAGCCAACACGGAGATATAAACTTAGATCTGATGATAAAGAACTACTGTTCATACCAAGATCTAAATCAAAATCAGGAGACCGTGCTTTTGCTATAGCCGGACCAAGAATATGGAACGATTTACCAATTGACATTAGACTATCGGCAAATTTggagacttttaaaaaaaatcttaagacttatctttttaaaaaggctTACTATTGACTCCTAATTGCATAATTGTCATGAACTTTTTTGTTCagtttacatatatattttttcttttcttttatgcatTTAGATTTActttatatatttataattttgtatctatatgtacatattttttgatgtttttatatCCACATCTTATGAATCAGTTTACTTTAGTTCGTAAGCATTACgtttatatattttgtaaataatatttattatttatttgtcttttttcattgtaaagcgctttagaatattttatagtttaagcgctatataaatttatatatattattattatacggTCTGACAGATAATCGTGAAACCAGGAAAACAAATGACCCCGAATGCCATAACACTGCAACTTATAAAGCAAGTGACGATGAGAAACCTTGTCAAAGGCTTTTGCAAAGTCCAAAAAGATCACGTCGACTGAGACACCTTTCTCAAGAAAACTGAACCATGAATGTAGCAGCTGAAGAAGTTGAGTAACAGATGAACGAGCTTCTCTAAAACCATGCTGGCTCTCACTCAGCAGCCTATGATGTGTCAGGAACTTCATAATACGCTTATGGATAATACGCTCCAAGGACGTCGCTAAAATACTCGTAAGTGCGTTCACCAGATTTATGAATTGGAACAACATGGGCAGATTTCCAGACACTTGGTAACTTGCCATGAACCAATGAAAAATTAAACAGCTGTGATATTGATGGTGCCAACTCAGCGGCACATTCCTTCAGAATTGTAGGTGAGATTGCATCAGGACCATTCGCTTTATTTCCATCAAGGAAACTAAGAACTTTATGAACATCAGCCACTGAACATGGTAAGTCATCAACCATGCTTTCAGTGAAAGGTGTAACATCCTCATAAACCAACTCACTAGATCTTTCACTAAAAACACTATGAAAGAATTTATTGAATAAATTAGCTTTGCCTTTTGGCGTAAAGGCAGATTGACCATCATATTCAACACAGCTGGGAATACTAGCATTACCAGTGCGTGATTTTACGAACGACCAAAATTTTTTCGGCTTGGAAGGCAAAGATGCTGTTAGATTAGCAAGATAATTCCCGTACGCTTTGTTCAAACTATCCTTCACCTTACTGCTAAAGGACTTGTATTCAGCCCATTTGACAGGGTCCCTTGAGGATTTTGCTTTCTTCCACAAATTCAGAATTAAACCATGGTACATTCCTTTTGTGCTTCAGCGACCTTGCTGGAATATTACGTTCAACTGCCTCTATAAATAGAGCCCTCCATGCATCCCAAACATCATTTATATCATCCAGTAAGAAAGCAGTATTCTAAGGTATATTTGAGAAATCGTTTCGCAGATTATTCCAATTGGCAGCGCCAAAGTTATAAACAATCCTAGGACTTTGATTTGGTCGTAAGATTTTGAGCCTCAAATTAAATTCAATGGAGTTATGATCAGAGTTACCAAGTCCCTCGTTAACACTAAGGTCAAACAACAGATCAGGAGCCGTAGATAACCCCAAATCCAATATATTATCGCCCCTCGCAGGATACAAGACCATTTGATGGAAAAAAATAATCCTGACATATGGAGCAGAACGTCGAGGATAACGTATCAGAACCAATTGGACAAGACGGATTGGACCAGTCAACGTTGGGCAGATTGAAATCTCCAAGTAATAACGTAGTTAAGGTATTTCCACCTCTCTCCAACAGGCATAATGATTTTTCAAGCTCCAGAAAATATGAAACATCTGTAGCAGGAGGTCTATAAAAGACCCCAACCATTATACGAGAATATGGGTTTGAAATTATAATCTCGCACCACATAATTTCACAATCCGTTTTTAGCTCCGATCTTCTGATGCTGCTGATTTCGTGAGAACAGGCTAGCAGCACTCCTCCACCATTACGTGAGCGATCTTTACGATGCACATAATACGTACTAGGGAATATTTCAGGTGAACTTATTGAAGAATCCAGCCATGATTCAGTAACAGCGACTAACTCAAAGGTGGTACACGATAAGCGACTGCCCAATTCAACTCTCTTGTTGACGATACTTCTCGCGTTCAAGGACAAGCAGGAGACATGATTCTTACGTGTCGGCTCAGCCAAATGTGTTTTCCAGACCCTTGACAAAACAGGTTAGGGATTTGGATTAAAATCGCGGCTTATCGCTAATCTCATCAGATTAAAACTTATATAAGTGTTTGGATATAAGCAAATCCGAGAATACAAATACTTTCGTCCACGTGGAACAGGAAGGAATGTCTTCCATGAagagaaaacggtttttttcccTTACAATGGGAAGCATAGTCGATGGTAAACAGCACTAGAGACTCATCGCCAAAGGCAAGGAAATCCAACAAACGCTGACCCGCTCAGCAGTTTTGGAGCAAACACGATAAAAACTTAATTACATTACAATtatcttttctttaaaaattgtcTAACAGTACAAATTTGTGCAAAACGTTGGTTTCAGcctgaaaagacaagttttggtgaaaaaccctttttcgcagtgatttgagcagttttggagcaaAAACCGTAAAAGCTTGATTACATCCAGattattgtttaaaaattgtctAACAgtacaaatttgtggaaaacgttcgtttcaccCTGAAAACTCAAGCTTTGATGAAAAATGGCTTTTGCCACTGATTTGAGCACTTTTAAAGCAAAAACCGCAAAAAGATAATTACAACAAGATTATAATTTGTTCTAAGATTATCTAACACTACAAAATTTTTGGAAAAGGTTCCTTTCAGcttgaaaacgtacgtttttgtgaaaaatggtttttggctgTGATTTGATCACTATTGGAGAAAAAAtggtaaaaaggtaattacatcaacattgtcatttggtaaaaatgatctaacagtgcaaatttgtggaagcggttcgtttcagcctgaaaaagtacgttttcgtgaaaaataatttttggcagtgatttgagcagttttggagaaaaaaatcgaaaaatggtaattacatcaagattatcatatggtcaaaaatgatctaacagtgcaaatttgtggaaaacgttcgtttcagcctgaaaacgtacgtttttgtgaaagatggtttttggcagtgatttgagcagttttggagaacaaatcgtaaaaaggtaattacatcaaaATTATGATTTGGTaaaaaatgatctaacagtgcaaatttgtggaaaacgttcgtttcagcctgaaaacgtaaCTTTTTGTGAAagatggtttttggcagtgatttgagcagttttggagaacaaatcgtaaaaaggtaattacatcaatATTATGATTTGGTAAATaatgatctaacagtgcaaatttgtggaaaaggttcgtttcagcctgaaaacgtacgttttcccaaaaaatggtttttggcagtgatttgagcagttttaaagaaaagatcgtaaaaaggtaattacatcaagattatcatttggtgaAAAATAGTCAAACAGTGCAAATTTATGGAAAACGTTcctttcagcctgaaaacgtacgtttttgcaaaaagtggtttttggcagtgatttgagcagttttggataaaaaatcgtaaaagggtaattacatcaagattatgatttggtcaaaaattatctaacagtgcaaatttgtggaaaacgttcgtttcagcctgaaaacgtacgtttttgtgaaaaatggtttttggcagtgatttgagcagttttggagaaaaaatcgtaaaaaggtaattacatcaagattaaaatttggtgaaaaaataTCTAACAGTCTAAATTTGGGGAAAACGTTCGTTTGaacctgaaaacgtacgtttttgtgaaaaatggttttttacagtgatttgagcagttttggagaaaaaaacgtaaaaaggtaattataTCAAGATTAtgatttggtcaaaaatgatctaacagtgcaaatttgtggaaaacgttcgcttcagcctgaaaacgtacgttttcctgaaaaattgtttttggcagtgatttgagcagttttggagaaaaaatcttaaaaaggtaattacatcaagattatcatttggtcaaaaatgatatAACAGTGCAGATTTGTGGAAAACGTgcgtttcagcctgaaaacgtacgtttttgcaaaaaatggtttttggcagtgatttgagcagtatTGGAGAAAAAATGGTAAAAACGTAATTACATCAACATTGTCATTTGGTAAAAATGATCTAACAATGCAAATTTGTGTGTCCtttggggagtcagggtggtttagtggtcatcaatcgtgcctcccacctctgtgacccaggttcaactctggtcTCGGgttgtatgtgggctgagtttcagtcgatctcaacctgactctgagggtttttctccgggtactccggttttcctccctcctcaaaaccGACTCCCAGTCATttacatctggctgggtttgcggtgctccgagatcacgcatggatcgtatggcggcAGCCATGGGCGCCTTCACACGCATTCGGTCCAAtcccgttgagccggttgatcctgaaaagcccttctTGGGAGCGGTCAACTGAgcgcacatttacatttacaccttcgtttcagcctgaaaacgtacgtttttgtgaaaaacggtttttggcagtgatttgagcagttttggagaaaaaatggtaaaaacgtaattttacaaattctgctgagttttggtctttaaatggcaagactactcgaaccatgttatccgtctcttgggctgttgataaaggtcgcggttggtcgcagatctttgagtcaacaaagcgtttgatagtggaatttacgagttgtttcgggtactttaggcgtgagaaaactgacttcaaacggtcacattcgtctgagaagtgtgaccaagaagaagataaacggtgtgctcgatcgagcatagttgtcagcaagccattcttgtaccgattgtcaacattgctctgaaaatgcagaaggagACCTGAATTCGTAGGTTTTACGTAGACCTTTGTCTCTATCCGGGGAGATCGATTCAGTAACTGAGTTCCCAGAAATGGCAACATACTATTGCTTTCAGTTTCCATGGTGAATTTTACGGAtgaatgtgcaaggtttaatgtgTCTAGAAAGCTAGATGCTGCCGCCATATTCGGCATGATGGTCAGGGTGTCGTCTACATATCTTCGATAGAACGAAGGGAGTTTTCCTTGTCGTTCGAGGTTTTCTTCGATTGAGGTCATGAAAACATTAGCGAGCAAGGGGCCAAGGGGAGAACCCATGGCCACACCATCAGTCTGTTCATACAAGGCTCCATTGAATTGGAAAAGTTGTTCTTTTGTAGCTACTCTGAGAAGGTCAACAAGGTCCATTTTCGTCAAATTCAAGTCGTACGTTACGTTAAGCCAATTGTTGGTGAAAGCTCTGTTCGCGAGTATCTCTATCGTTTCATCCAAGGGTACGTTTGTGAACAGGGAAGACACATCATACGAAACCAGAATGTCACCGTTTGCTATTTCCATGTTTTGAATTTCGTTCGTAAATTCAAATATGTCAGATATTGTGTACCGATTCAAAGACAAAGGCTTAAGTTTAGTGTCAAGCCATTTAGCCAGCGCGTAGTTGTATGTTTGCTTTGCTGATAGAATAGGGGGCATCGCTAAGTTCTCCTAGTGTGTCTTTGGTAAGCCATATAAATGGGCTAATCTGGAGCCTGTAGGGCACACAGTCTCCGCAATGTGCTTGGGCAGAATTCGACGGACAGTAGAACAGAGTAGCTACAAAAGAACAACTTTTCCAATTCAATGGAGCCTTGTATGAACAGACTGATGGTGTGGCCATGGGTTCTCCCCTTGGCCCCTTGCTCGCTAATGTTTTCATGACCTCAATCGAAGAAAACCTCGAACGACAAGGAAAACTCCCTTCGTTCTATCGAAGATATGTAGACGACACCCTGACTATCATGCCGAATATGGCGGCAGCATCTAGCTTTCTAGAcacattaaaccttgcacattcaTCCGTAAAATTCACCATGGAAACTGAAAGCAATGGTATGTTGCCATTTCTGGGAACTCAGTTACTGAATCGATCTCCCCGGATAGAGACAAAGGTCTACGTAAAACCTACGAATTCAGGTctccttctgcattttcagagcaatgttgacaatcagtacaagaatggcttgctgagaactatgctcgatcgagcacaccgtttatcttcttcttggtcacacttctcagacgaatgtgaccgtttgaagtcagttttctcacgcctaaagtacccgaaacaactcgtaaattccactatcaaacgctttgttgactcaaaggtctgcgaccaaccgcgacctttatcaacagcccaagagacggataacatggttcgagtagtcttgccatttaaagaccaaaactcagcagaatttgtaaaaaaacaacttaaggat contains these protein-coding regions:
- the LOC137969365 gene encoding uncharacterized protein — its product is MPPILSAKQTYNYALAKWLDTKLKPLSLNRYTISDIFEFTNEIQNMEIANGDILVSYDVSSLFTNVPLDETIEILANRAFTNNWLNVTYDLNLTKMDLVDLLRVATKEQLFQFNGALYEQTDGVAMGSPLGPLLANVFMTSIEENLERQGKLPSFYRRYVDDTLTIMPNMAAASSFLDTLNLAHSSVKFTMETESNSMLPFLGTQLLNRSPRIETKVYVKPTNSGLLLHFQSNVDNRVFSERSSELVYEDVTPFTESMVDDLPCSVADVHKVLSFLDGNKANGPDAISPTILKECAAELAPSISQLFNFSLVHGKLPSVWKSAHVVPIHKSGERTYEYFSDVLGAYYP